The following coding sequences lie in one Chloroflexaceae bacterium genomic window:
- a CDS encoding 2-dehydropantoate 2-reductase, translating to MRVALIGAGALGGVIGFYLSTVADVVLVDPWAEHVAAIAAHGLRCERDGVETIRRVHAVSDPALAGRVEAALVLVKSRQTPWAAEAARTALTDTGVAYTLQNGLGNREILAEALGEERAGQGVTSLGGTLLGPGRVRHAGMGPTLFGAAPDRTMAGALADLFSQAGLPAEVREDVTGLVWGKLIVNAGINALTALLRVPNGALVETSAARELLAAAAREAADVAAALGVRLPYADPVEHALEVARATAANRSSTLQDVLRGAPTEIGAINGAVAREGARLGVPTPVNALLASLIEALEATTGQRVGEG from the coding sequence ATGCGCGTAGCCCTGATCGGCGCCGGCGCTCTGGGCGGGGTGATCGGCTTTTATCTCTCGACCGTCGCCGATGTGGTGCTGGTAGACCCGTGGGCCGAGCACGTGGCGGCCATCGCCGCCCACGGTCTGCGCTGTGAACGCGACGGCGTCGAGACGATCCGCCGCGTGCACGCCGTGAGCGACCCGGCGCTGGCAGGCCGGGTTGAGGCGGCCCTGGTGCTGGTCAAGTCGCGGCAGACGCCCTGGGCCGCCGAGGCAGCCAGAACAGCGCTCACTGACACTGGCGTGGCCTACACGCTCCAGAACGGCCTGGGCAATCGCGAGATCCTGGCCGAGGCTCTGGGCGAGGAGCGCGCGGGCCAGGGAGTTACCTCGCTGGGGGGCACGCTGCTCGGGCCGGGGCGGGTGCGCCACGCCGGGATGGGGCCGACGCTCTTCGGCGCGGCGCCTGACCGGACGATGGCCGGGGCGCTGGCCGACCTGTTCAGCCAGGCCGGTCTGCCTGCGGAGGTGCGCGAGGATGTCACGGGGCTGGTGTGGGGCAAACTGATCGTCAACGCGGGGATCAATGCCCTGACGGCGCTGCTGCGCGTGCCCAATGGCGCGCTCGTCGAGACGTCCGCCGCCCGTGAACTGCTCGCCGCGGCGGCGCGTGAGGCCGCAGACGTGGCGGCGGCGCTGGGTGTGCGACTTCCATACGCTGACCCCGTGGAACACGCGCTTGAGGTGGCCCGCGCCACCGCGGCCAATCGTTCCTCAACCCTGCAAGACGTGCTGCGCGGAGCGCCGACGGAGATCGGCGCCATCAACGGCGCCGTGGCCCGCGAAGGCGCGCGTCTGGGCGTGCCGACGCCGGTGAATGCCCTGCTCGCCAGTCTCATTGAGGCCCTGGAAGCGACCACCGGGCAGCGGGTGGGGGAGGGGTAG
- a CDS encoding metallophosphatase family protein yields MNIAVLADIHANSAALHAVIEDVESWSPDLVIVAGDMVGRGPQSRVCLELVLRMRDERGWRVIRGNHERYVLQYEQERQRPDFPTSGPQFEVSRVAAWTHAQVADMIPQITALPEHLTFDLDGERLAIYHASVRHDRDGIYRGAPLNEVRAQIDPAAAVFCAGHTHTPLVRRVDSTLVVNTGSVGLPFDGDTRASYARLTRGQRGWQASIRRVRYDVAATERAFAESGMLEAVGSYAHLMLRELRTGQSFLFDFIPAYHPRILSGAISLEEAVRDFLTRVDRAA; encoded by the coding sequence ATGAACATCGCGGTCCTCGCCGATATTCATGCCAATTCCGCAGCGCTGCACGCCGTCATCGAAGATGTTGAATCCTGGTCGCCCGATCTGGTCATCGTCGCTGGCGACATGGTCGGGCGCGGCCCCCAGTCGCGTGTCTGCCTTGAACTGGTGCTGCGTATGCGCGACGAGCGCGGCTGGCGCGTGATCCGCGGCAACCACGAGCGCTACGTGCTCCAGTATGAACAGGAACGCCAGCGCCCCGACTTCCCCACCAGCGGCCCCCAGTTTGAAGTGAGCCGCGTGGCAGCCTGGACCCACGCCCAGGTTGCCGATATGATCCCCCAGATCACCGCTTTGCCCGAACACCTGACCTTCGACCTCGACGGTGAACGCCTGGCGATCTATCACGCCTCGGTGCGCCACGACCGCGACGGCATCTACCGCGGCGCGCCCCTCAATGAGGTGCGCGCGCAGATCGATCCCGCGGCAGCGGTGTTCTGCGCCGGTCATACCCACACTCCCCTGGTGCGCCGGGTGGACTCTACCCTGGTCGTGAACACCGGTTCGGTGGGGCTGCCCTTTGATGGCGACACCCGCGCCTCCTACGCCCGGCTCACCCGCGGGCAGCGAGGCTGGCAGGCCAGCATCAGGCGCGTGCGCTACGATGTCGCCGCCACTGAACGAGCCTTCGCCGAAAGCGGCATGCTCGAGGCAGTGGGGTCCTACGCCCACCTGATGCTGCGCGAACTGCGCACCGGGCAGTCGTTTCTGTTCGATTTCATCCCTGCCTACCACCCGCGCATCCTCTCCGGCGCCATCAGCCTGGAAGAGGCCGTCCGCGATTTCCTCACCAGGGTTGACCGGGCCGCCTGA
- the def gene encoding peptide deformylase: MAIRRILRIDNEEDKKILKTHCRPVKLPDASLKRLVADMFETMHANNGVGLAAPQIGLPIRLCVIELPPEIEEREDGTTAVVAPAEQFVLINPKIVKSSGEEVLREEGCLSLPGWYGQVPRQTWVTVEFQDLNGKWLRLRRADGLLGWAIQHEVDHLNGILFTERIRDLSTLREVNRTPESNEVAA; the protein is encoded by the coding sequence ATGGCTATCCGGCGCATTCTCCGTATTGATAACGAAGAGGATAAAAAGATCCTCAAAACACACTGCCGCCCGGTGAAACTGCCCGACGCGAGCCTGAAGCGTCTGGTGGCGGATATGTTCGAGACCATGCACGCTAACAACGGCGTGGGGCTGGCGGCGCCGCAGATCGGTCTGCCCATCCGCCTGTGCGTCATCGAACTGCCGCCGGAGATCGAGGAGCGCGAGGACGGGACCACTGCGGTCGTCGCACCGGCAGAGCAGTTCGTGCTGATCAATCCAAAGATCGTGAAGAGCAGCGGCGAAGAGGTGTTGCGCGAGGAGGGCTGCCTGAGCCTGCCCGGCTGGTATGGCCAGGTGCCCCGGCAGACCTGGGTGACGGTGGAGTTTCAGGACCTCAACGGGAAATGGCTGCGGCTGCGGCGCGCCGACGGCCTGCTCGGCTGGGCCATCCAGCACGAAGTTGACCACCTGAATGGCATCCTGTTCACCGAACGCATTCGCGATCTCTCCACCCTGCGTGAGGTGAACCGCACTCCCGAAAGCAACGAAGTAGCTGCATAA
- the priA gene encoding primosomal protein N': MATAVIAEVALNASGGAPPVLSYRVPPHLQGLVRPGQLVWAPLRTSQVQGVVLRLAAPAAPAERLRDLIGLADPEAVIPETGLRLAAWVAATYRAPLYAVLSLLLPPGTGQKSAVTWRATPAGLSADLGALPERERAILYYLRARGELDEAALRRALRGSDAELRAAYAALAERGLIVAGAATTPPRVRPRLERLVRLAAPPATLPRALEALQRAPRQRAVLEWLAARHSDAPEVPPSAHSLAEVYAATGANAALLRALERRGLVTLETREVRRDPLSAAVPPDQPPPLTAAQGAAYEAIVQALDAAARQEQAPGEGSADPPVFLLHGITGSGKTEIYLRAIARTLRLGRQALVLAPEIALTAQLVRRFAARFPGQLAVLHSGLSLGERYDAWRRLRRGEAAVVIGSRSAVFAPLERVGLVIVDEEHELSYKHEASPRYHARDTALRLAALSGAVALLGSATPAVESYQAAREGRYRLLELPERVGRAVGADGLPRSRALPLPPVRIVDMRDELQQGNASIFSQALQQALAATLTRGEQAMLFLNRRGAASFVMCRDCGYVATCNACSNPLTVHYDASETGAGQATVLVCHACGARAAPPVICPHCLSARIRGFGIGTQRVAEEVRALFPSARVLRWDRDSASGKGAHERLLDALLRHEADVVVGTQMIAKGLDLPLVTLVGVVAADTGLHLPDFRSGERAFQLLTQVAGRAGRRFEGAQVLIQTYNPEHYALLAAQEHDYQRFFSQEIAFRRATGYPPFSRLVRLVHAAESPRAAQREAERLAERARALLGRRELAGWSLIGPAPAFIQRARGRWRWHLILRAAPPADERAINAALDALEPLYGWSVDVDPVHVL, translated from the coding sequence ATGGCAACCGCAGTTATCGCCGAAGTCGCCCTGAACGCCAGCGGAGGAGCGCCGCCGGTGCTCTCCTACCGCGTCCCGCCGCACCTTCAGGGCCTGGTGCGTCCCGGGCAACTGGTCTGGGCGCCGCTGCGCACCAGCCAGGTGCAGGGGGTGGTGCTGCGCCTCGCTGCGCCCGCCGCGCCAGCGGAGCGCCTGCGCGATCTGATCGGCCTGGCCGACCCCGAGGCGGTGATCCCCGAAACCGGCCTGCGGCTGGCAGCATGGGTCGCCGCGACCTACCGCGCGCCGCTCTACGCTGTGTTGAGCCTGCTGTTGCCTCCCGGCACGGGCCAGAAGAGCGCCGTCACCTGGCGCGCCACCCCTGCCGGGCTGAGCGCCGACCTGGGCGCGCTGCCCGAACGCGAGCGGGCGATCCTCTACTACCTGCGCGCCCGCGGCGAACTGGACGAAGCGGCGCTGCGCCGGGCGCTGCGCGGCAGCGACGCCGAGTTGCGCGCCGCCTACGCCGCTCTGGCCGAGCGGGGCCTGATCGTCGCCGGCGCCGCCACGACGCCCCCCAGGGTGCGCCCGCGTCTTGAACGGCTGGTGCGGCTGGCAGCGCCTCCGGCGACGCTGCCCCGGGCCCTGGAGGCGTTGCAACGCGCCCCGCGCCAGCGCGCCGTGCTGGAGTGGCTGGCCGCGCGCCACAGCGATGCACCCGAAGTTCCTCCCTCCGCCCACTCCCTGGCGGAAGTCTACGCCGCGACCGGGGCGAACGCCGCCCTGCTGCGCGCCCTGGAGCGGCGGGGCCTGGTGACCCTCGAAACCCGCGAGGTGCGGCGCGATCCGCTAAGCGCCGCCGTGCCGCCCGACCAGCCTCCACCGCTGACTGCGGCGCAAGGCGCGGCCTATGAGGCCATCGTCCAGGCCCTCGATGCAGCCGCGCGCCAGGAACAAGCGCCCGGCGAGGGAAGCGCCGACCCGCCGGTCTTCCTCCTCCACGGCATCACCGGCAGCGGCAAGACCGAGATCTACCTGCGGGCGATCGCCCGCACCCTGCGGCTTGGTCGCCAGGCTCTGGTGCTGGCGCCTGAGATTGCCCTGACGGCGCAACTGGTGCGCCGCTTCGCCGCGCGCTTTCCGGGCCAACTGGCGGTGCTGCACAGCGGGCTGAGCCTGGGCGAGCGCTATGACGCCTGGCGCCGCCTGCGCCGGGGTGAGGCGGCGGTGGTGATCGGCTCCCGCTCGGCGGTATTCGCGCCGCTGGAGCGGGTGGGGCTGGTCATTGTTGACGAGGAGCACGAACTGAGCTACAAGCATGAGGCCAGCCCCCGCTACCACGCCCGCGACACGGCGCTGCGGCTCGCCGCCCTCAGCGGCGCGGTCGCCCTGCTGGGCAGCGCCACCCCGGCGGTGGAGAGTTACCAGGCCGCACGCGAAGGCCGCTACCGCCTGCTGGAACTCCCTGAGCGCGTCGGCAGGGCCGTCGGCGCCGACGGCCTGCCCCGCTCCCGCGCCCTGCCCCTGCCGCCGGTGCGCATCGTGGATATGCGCGACGAACTCCAGCAGGGCAACGCCTCGATCTTCAGCCAGGCGCTCCAACAGGCGCTTGCCGCCACCCTGACGCGGGGCGAGCAGGCCATGCTCTTCCTCAACCGGCGCGGCGCGGCTTCCTTCGTCATGTGCCGAGATTGCGGCTACGTGGCAACCTGCAACGCCTGCTCCAACCCGCTGACAGTGCATTACGACGCCAGCGAAACCGGCGCCGGGCAGGCCACCGTGCTGGTCTGCCATGCCTGCGGCGCGCGCGCTGCGCCGCCGGTGATCTGCCCCCATTGCCTGAGCGCGCGCATTCGCGGCTTCGGCATCGGCACCCAGCGTGTGGCCGAGGAGGTGCGGGCGCTCTTTCCCTCGGCGCGGGTGCTGCGCTGGGATCGCGACAGCGCCAGCGGCAAGGGCGCCCATGAGCGCCTGCTCGACGCGCTGCTGCGCCACGAGGCCGACGTGGTTGTCGGCACGCAGATGATCGCCAAGGGCCTGGATTTGCCCCTGGTCACCCTGGTCGGCGTCGTGGCCGCCGACACCGGGCTGCACCTGCCCGATTTTCGCAGCGGCGAACGGGCCTTTCAACTGCTCACCCAGGTGGCCGGGCGCGCCGGCCGGCGCTTTGAAGGCGCCCAGGTGCTCATTCAGACCTACAACCCCGAGCATTACGCCCTGCTCGCCGCTCAGGAGCACGACTACCAACGCTTTTTTTCCCAGGAGATCGCCTTTCGCCGCGCAACGGGCTACCCGCCCTTCAGCCGGCTGGTGCGCCTGGTCCATGCCGCCGAGAGTCCCCGCGCCGCGCAGCGCGAAGCCGAACGCCTGGCCGAACGCGCCCGCGCCCTGCTTGGGCGGCGCGAACTGGCAGGCTGGAGCCTGATTGGACCGGCGCCCGCCTTCATTCAGCGCGCCCGCGGGCGCTGGCGCTGGCACCTCATCCTCCGCGCCGCGCCCCCCGCCGACGAGCGCGCCATCAACGCCGCCCTTGACGCCCTGGAACCGCTCTATGGCTGGAGCGTGGATGTTGACCCGGTGCACGTGCTGTGA
- a CDS encoding peptide ABC transporter substrate-binding protein: MARRIRWQIVIATLSIMLIAGLLGAVALRNASVATPLVGGSYVEAVVGAPERPIPLLNDPLADPVGRDLIALIFDGLVRIGADGLIEPALAQSYEVDASGTVYHFNLRRNVTWHDGRPFTADDVVFTLRTLQVADQPAEPALAAVWQDVLVDRLDAYTIRATLTAPFAPFLSMARLPILPAHVFAGKPPEAWTSGSIAERLVGTGPYRLLELREDRAVLVANAGYFGGRPYIERLELRFIASPEAAFAALARGDVTAFGARITGAAALEDLPAGIRGAVVPLDEYTTLSFNLRRPPLNNLNLRRALAHGLNKDALIERALNGTAMPLDTPILPGWWAYNPEARWYAPDPAAAGRILSESGFDRGADGILERDGRPLALELLVDNEPKRRAVADEIARQWGDLGVRISVVELDGPALQARLRAHEFDMALHTWTRLGPDPDPFALWHSSRADTGLNYAGLDDKEIDDLLASARVESELAARSADYAAFQQRWISLAPSITLYQPLYRFAAATTLDGAGLEDPESSLHHLLIGREDRYRDVTRWFLKSYREIQGEVR, translated from the coding sequence ATGGCCCGTCGTATTCGCTGGCAAATCGTCATCGCTACCCTGAGCATCATGCTGATCGCCGGCTTGCTTGGCGCGGTTGCCCTGCGCAATGCCTCGGTCGCGACGCCTCTCGTAGGCGGCTCCTACGTCGAAGCCGTGGTTGGCGCGCCGGAACGCCCTATCCCCCTGCTTAACGATCCGCTCGCCGACCCCGTGGGCCGCGACCTGATCGCGTTGATCTTCGATGGTCTGGTGCGTATTGGCGCCGACGGGTTGATCGAACCGGCCCTGGCGCAGTCCTACGAGGTTGACGCCAGCGGCACGGTGTACCACTTCAACCTGCGACGCAACGTTACGTGGCACGATGGCCGGCCCTTCACTGCCGACGATGTGGTCTTTACGCTGCGGACGCTCCAGGTGGCCGATCAGCCCGCCGAACCGGCCCTCGCCGCCGTGTGGCAGGATGTGCTGGTGGACCGGCTGGATGCCTATACCATTCGCGCGACCCTGACCGCGCCATTTGCGCCGTTCCTCAGCATGGCCCGCCTGCCCATTCTGCCCGCCCATGTGTTCGCCGGCAAGCCGCCTGAAGCCTGGACCAGCGGATCCATCGCCGAGCGTCTGGTGGGCACCGGCCCCTACCGCCTGCTCGAACTGCGCGAGGACCGCGCCGTGCTCGTTGCCAATGCAGGCTACTTCGGCGGGCGCCCTTACATCGAGCGTCTGGAGTTGCGCTTCATCGCCTCGCCCGAAGCCGCCTTCGCCGCCCTCGCCCGCGGCGACGTGACGGCCTTCGGTGCGCGGATTACCGGCGCTGCTGCGCTTGAAGATCTACCCGCAGGCATTCGCGGCGCGGTTGTGCCCCTCGATGAGTACACCACGCTGAGTTTCAATTTGCGACGCCCGCCCCTCAACAATCTCAACCTGCGCCGCGCCCTGGCCCACGGCCTGAACAAAGACGCGTTGATCGAGCGCGCCCTGAATGGCACGGCAATGCCCCTCGACACCCCTATTCTCCCCGGCTGGTGGGCCTACAACCCCGAAGCGCGCTGGTACGCCCCCGACCCCGCTGCCGCCGGGCGCATCCTCAGCGAGTCGGGCTTCGACCGCGGCGCCGATGGCATCCTGGAGCGTGACGGCCGCCCCCTGGCTCTGGAGTTGCTGGTGGACAATGAACCGAAGCGTCGCGCCGTCGCCGACGAGATCGCCCGCCAGTGGGGCGATCTCGGGGTGCGTATCAGCGTGGTTGAACTCGACGGGCCGGCATTACAGGCCCGGCTGCGCGCCCACGAGTTCGACATGGCCCTGCACACCTGGACGCGCCTTGGCCCCGACCCCGACCCCTTTGCCCTCTGGCACTCCAGCCGCGCCGACACGGGCCTGAACTACGCCGGTCTGGACGATAAAGAGATTGACGATCTCCTCGCCAGCGCCCGCGTCGAGAGCGAACTCGCCGCCCGCAGCGCCGACTACGCCGCCTTTCAGCAGCGCTGGATCAGCCTGGCGCCGAGTATCACGCTCTACCAGCCTCTCTACCGCTTCGCCGCCGCCACAACCCTCGACGGCGCCGGTCTCGAGGACCCTGAGAGCAGCCTGCACCACTTGCTCATCGGGCGCGAGGATCGCTACCGCGACGTGACCCGCTGGTTCCTCAAGAGCTATCGCGAAATCCAGGGCGAGGTTCGTTGA
- the secG gene encoding preprotein translocase subunit SecG, with translation MEIALYIAIIVISVVLIALVVLQARSPGMANRDTSSIYRTRRGLEKTLYQATLVLSVAFLLLSLIASLPIFG, from the coding sequence GTGGAAATCGCGCTGTACATTGCCATAATCGTTATCAGCGTGGTGCTGATTGCCCTGGTCGTGTTGCAGGCCCGCAGCCCCGGGATGGCCAACCGCGACACCAGTTCGATCTACCGCACCCGCCGCGGTCTGGAGAAGACCCTCTACCAGGCGACCCTGGTCCTGAGCGTGGCGTTTTTGCTGCTCTCGCTGATCGCCAGTCTGCCGATCTTTGGTTAA
- the purF gene encoding amidophosphoribosyltransferase: MTVAARMGSQLSESGPSDDKPGHECGIFGIVHRDADVARLTFFGLYALQHRGQESAGIAVSNGRAIRYHKEMGLVAQVFNEEKLRPLTGFMAIGHTRYSTTGSSRIENAQPFVVESALGPLAVGHNGNLTNAAALRRELLNRGVGLTSSSDSEVITQMLAGGEGRTWEEKLRVFMVRAQGAYCLTVLTRETLYAVRDPLGLHPLCLGRLGERGWVVASESCAFGPIGAEFVRDVEPGEIVAVTEDGPRTVASMPAPHRAECLFEYIYFARPDSVLHGAALHAVRVAQGRELAREAPADADVVIAVPDSATPAAIGYAQESGIPYTEGLIKNRYIGRTFIQPDDHVRKVGINLKFNALPDNLAGKRVVLVDDSIVRGNTSGPIVRLIREAGAREVHVRVSSPPIRHPCFLGVDMATYPELIAHRMSIPEICAHLGADSLAYLSLEGLIRSTRQAPSEFCKGCFTGKYPVQIELVEKEVFELR; the protein is encoded by the coding sequence ATGACCGTTGCTGCCCGCATGGGTTCTCAACTGTCTGAGAGTGGTCCGTCTGATGATAAACCCGGTCACGAGTGCGGCATCTTTGGCATCGTGCATCGCGATGCCGATGTCGCGCGGCTGACCTTTTTCGGCCTCTATGCCTTGCAGCATCGCGGGCAGGAGAGCGCGGGGATCGCTGTATCCAACGGACGCGCCATCCGCTACCATAAGGAGATGGGCCTGGTGGCCCAGGTCTTTAACGAAGAGAAACTGCGCCCACTCACCGGCTTTATGGCCATCGGCCACACCCGCTATTCGACTACCGGCTCCTCGCGCATCGAGAACGCGCAACCCTTCGTGGTTGAGAGCGCCCTCGGCCCGCTGGCCGTGGGCCACAACGGCAATCTGACCAACGCTGCCGCTCTGCGCCGCGAGTTGCTTAATCGCGGCGTCGGCCTCACCAGCAGCAGCGACTCCGAGGTGATTACGCAGATGCTGGCCGGGGGCGAAGGCCGAACCTGGGAGGAAAAACTGCGCGTCTTTATGGTCCGCGCGCAGGGCGCCTACTGTCTGACCGTGCTTACCCGCGAGACGCTCTACGCCGTGCGTGACCCGCTGGGGTTGCACCCTCTCTGCCTGGGGCGCCTTGGCGAGCGGGGGTGGGTGGTGGCCTCGGAGAGTTGCGCCTTTGGTCCCATCGGCGCCGAGTTTGTACGCGATGTCGAACCCGGCGAGATCGTGGCAGTCACCGAGGACGGCCCCCGCACGGTGGCGTCGATGCCCGCCCCTCATCGGGCGGAGTGTCTCTTTGAGTACATCTACTTCGCCCGCCCGGACAGCGTGCTCCACGGCGCGGCGCTGCACGCCGTGCGCGTCGCCCAGGGCCGCGAGCTGGCCCGCGAAGCGCCTGCCGATGCTGATGTGGTCATCGCCGTGCCCGATAGCGCCACCCCCGCCGCCATTGGTTACGCCCAGGAGTCGGGCATTCCGTATACCGAGGGGTTGATCAAAAATCGCTATATCGGGCGCACCTTTATCCAGCCTGATGATCACGTGCGAAAAGTGGGCATTAACCTGAAGTTCAACGCCCTGCCCGACAATCTGGCCGGCAAGCGGGTGGTGCTGGTTGACGACAGTATCGTGCGCGGCAACACCAGCGGCCCGATTGTGCGCCTGATCCGCGAAGCCGGCGCCCGCGAGGTGCATGTCCGCGTCTCCTCCCCGCCCATCCGCCACCCCTGCTTCCTCGGCGTAGATATGGCCACCTACCCCGAACTGATCGCCCACCGCATGAGCATCCCCGAAATCTGCGCCCACCTGGGGGCCGACAGTCTGGCCTACCTCAGCCTGGAGGGCCTGATCCGCTCCACCCGCCAGGCTCCCAGCGAGTTCTGCAAGGGCTGTTTTACCGGCAAGTACCCGGTGCAGATCGAACTGGTCGAGAAGGAAGTCTTCGAGCTGCGCTAA